In Euphorbia lathyris chromosome 2, ddEupLath1.1, whole genome shotgun sequence, the sequence ATTCCTTTGTGGATGACTCCTGGAGGGATGAGTAAttctaatttaataatttaataagtATTCTTAAAAAGGTGACAAACGTTAAACCTAAATAAACATCAAATAATGATACAAGATTCGGTATATTaactattattttttaattagttcATATCTTTCGATCCGATCCAATATCATAAACTGATTTAGACATGGAAGTGGATTCGTCGGATTTCGATCCGTGTGACTTAAGTCGATACATAATCAATATCAGATAAACTCGTTATCAATTCTAAAAAATGGTGATCAGAATAGAAACAAATTgaatcatatataaaaaaaaactttgaattTCTTTGAAAGAAAGTGACGAGTAAATTAGTTTcaaatacaaatattttaaaGCCTAATAAATTGAATTTAAAGCAAACAATAAACTATAACAAACAAGAATTATTTCATtagaattatatattatttaaaaataaagacCATTATGTGACTTTATTTgaagaaattttaaaataaattggtTTACCGTTATTTGACTCGTCATTTAAGTGTCATATTAGAtcttccaaacatcaattattcaaaaaatattcattgtattactgttaaaatattaaccttaattttattaaataaataaataaaaaggacCCGTATGCATTGACCCATAAATGCATTGACTCATGAATTATTTGGGTAGATGTtgaaaaattaactaaaaaacaaaaaatactaAATACTAAAGTGTGGTGTAAATTGAAATTAGAAAAGTGAGGTGGAAATTGTTCCACATTTGTTTGCATAGAAATATAGTGTTTTGTTGTATGACTAGAGTTTTTAGCCAATGAGCGTTGGTCCGAATGGTAAGGCGTTGAATCTCTACTTGACaggtttgaggttcgattcctcattccgtcaaaatttagccctcattgGCGTTGAATCTCACTCCAataaagtggtatcagagtcaCGTTAGAGTCCGTCTTTTACAAAAAAATAGTACTACAAAAAAAATGGTCTATTACGACACTTTTTTAGTAACGCATTTTAGCAAGTGTCTCCATATTTGTTTTAGAATTTGTGTCGTGGACAAGTGCCTCGGTATTTGtttatttgaatatattttaattttttatcatgtatttaaaattcaaccatcctttttaatttgtgtctcctttttataacaatttaacgacgtttttaattcttgtgatggtatttttaaaaatttaactgcacatttggaaaaaaaaatgtcggtattttttaaaattaaagacAGATTAGAATTTATGTCGCTAAAAAGTGttaatgtatttttttaatttgaaggcATTTTTAGTTTTGTCTCTATATTAAAAATTCAACCATATTTTCTATTTGTATGGCGTTTTATAATCACTTAATAACACTTTAATAATTTTAAGATTTTAACTTCAGATTTGAAATAAATAACGtcgaaattttttaaaattttaaaaaaattaattttctatcAATAAACAAATGTCCCAATATAAAGTTGAagacactttttattttttgtccCCATAATTAAACATTCTACCACAAATTACTCGCACCTAAACTTTTCCCTATCAAAAAAAACATTCTACCACAAATATTTATGCCactttttttataataacttaatgatatttttaatttattattggcatttttaaaattttaattacatATTTAAAAAATAGTGTCAGAAATATTCTaataaaaatgtaaattaaGTTTGAATATACATGAATTAAAGACGCTCTCTCCTTCTCGTGGGAGTCTAGGGTTTTGAAATTGGGCATTTCTTGTTTTCTCTGGTTTTTATTAAAGCTATGTTCATGGCCTGGAGGTTGCGTTTCATCTTCTCTCCTGACTTGAGGCTGCAATTTGATTTTTCTCTCCTGCATCAAGAGACTGCAATTCGATTTTTCTCCTGAAATCGAGACTACAATTCGATTTTTTCTCTCTTATAATTGAGGCTGCGATCTATGACCGGTGCATCTGAATCAATTCGTTTTCTCTACTGAAAGACTGCTACGATTCATATCGGTTTCCCTTTGGCCATTTGGTACGATCGAATTGTCTTCCTCTTGGCGACTCGCTGCGTTTTTGCTGGTTTCCGATTACTGGGATTTGGTGCGATTCAAATCTTCTGAATTCATTTTCTCTGATTGTGTTGTTTCTTCCAGACATCCATGTGATTGTTTTTACTTTGaactgatttttttatttatgttctCTCTTTTACAGAAGTTGCAAGTGGATGCGTAAAGCACCTCTCTGTTGATGCATATGTTCCTTGTGTTTCATATGGTTAGTAATTAACTGGAACTTCATTAAAATCATATTGCATATTTGAGGTCCTTGCAGCAAAACATGTTGAATAATGTGTATAAAATTATGAATAATTTTTTGGCGTGTTATCACTATTGACTTTCCTAATTCCATGTGTATTCCCATAAGGTGTGGCTTATCAGTGGATGCCACAACCAGAATTTGCCCAATTTGCAGGGGCATTGGAAAAGTAAGTTTCAGTAATCTGTGCAGGCTTGGAATGGGTACCAATATGTATCCTTCTTCTGCTCTCTTTGGCCAAACCAAGGATGAGTCCATTGCTTCACTTCCTGTGGACGAACTTATCGAGAAGGCCGATGGATTTGCTGGTGTCTTTCCTGGTAAATCCTAATTAATGCTCTTCCTTTTCCAGTTGATTTGTTTGAGCAGGCAGGCTAACTAAAATTTCAGTTGAGCTTAAAGAACACAAGTATGAGATTGTGAAGAGGCTCCAAGACAGGAAGCACATTTGTGGGATGACTGGAGATGGTGCGAATGATGCACCGACATTGAAGAAGGAAGACATTAGAATTGCAGTGGCTGATGCTACTGATGCAGCAAGCAACGCATCTGACATAGTGTTGACAGAGCCAGGTCTGAGTGTGATTGTGAGTGTTGTGTCACCATTTTCCAGAGAATGAAAACTACACCATTTATGCTGTTTCTATCACCATCCGAATTGTGCTAGGCTTTATGCTTCTTGCTCTTATTTGGAAATTTGACTTCTCCCCTTTCATGGTTCTGATTGTTGCCATACTCAATGATGGAACAATCATTTTCTTAggattaaattatattatatatatgtgaCTAACTCTGATAAAATATTTTCAGgagaagtttggtgtaagatccatGAGGGGTAAGCATAATGAACTAACAGCTGCAGTGTATCTCCAAGTGAGCATTGTGAGTCAGGCACTTATCTTTTATAAAATGTAAAGTTCTCTGTTTGATTCATATGACAACATTTATGTTTGTTTGTATGCAGCTTTTGCttaaacatgtatatatatgtgtagttcgaccgatcGGTTTCGAGATAGGAAAACCTTCTGATATGATGAATGATATTGTTAAACTAAGCTATGCATTTCATTTAATGCTAGTGTTTCCTCTCTTGAACTTCTCATTAAGAGAAaatattgatgaatttcttttCCCTAAGAAGACCATTTCTGCTAAAAAGATAATGTCTGATTTGTGTCTATTATTGTTTTAGTTAGAGAGCTCCTATTGACTAGTGTTTCTTGTCTCTGGTTCTAACTTGTTaattaatatata encodes:
- the LOC136219205 gene encoding plasma membrane ATPase 2-like isoform X1, with the translated sequence MCIPIRCGLSVDATTRICPICRGIGKVSFSNLCRLGMGTNMYPSSALFGQTKDESIASLPVDELIEKADGFAGVFPVELKEHKYEIVKRLQDRKHICGMTGDGANDAPTLKKEDIRIAVADATDAASNASDIVLTEPGLSVIEKFGVRSMRGKHNELTAAVYLQVSIIPVNCETLNTIGSA
- the LOC136219205 gene encoding plasma membrane ATPase 2-like isoform X2, whose product is MCIPIRCGLSVDATTRICPICRGIGKVSFSNLCRLGMGTNMYPSSALFGQTKDESIASLPVDELIEKADGFAGVFPVELKEHKYEIVKRLQDRKHICGMTGDGANDAPTLKKEDIRIAVADATDAASNASDIVLTEPGLSVIEKFGVRSMRGKHNELTAAVYLQVSIALNQYGHCKRRKEK
- the LOC136219205 gene encoding plasma membrane ATPase 2-like isoform X3, encoding MCIPIRCGLSVDATTRICPICRGIGKVSFSNLCRLGMGTNMYPSSALFGQTKDESIASLPVDELIEKADGFAGVFPVELKEHKYEIVKRLQDRKHICGMTGDGANDAPTLKKEDIRIAVADATDAASNASDIVLTEPGEVWCKIHEG
- the LOC136219205 gene encoding plasma membrane ATPase 2-like isoform X4, giving the protein MGTNMYPSSALFGQTKDESIASLPVDELIEKADGFAGVFPVELKEHKYEIVKRLQDRKHICGMTGDGANDAPTLKKEDIRIAVADATDAASNASDIVLTEPGLSVIEKFGVRSMRGKHNELTAAVYLQVSIIPVNCETLNTIGSA